One part of the Anopheles coustani chromosome 2, idAnoCousDA_361_x.2, whole genome shotgun sequence genome encodes these proteins:
- the LOC131262146 gene encoding apical junction component 1 homolog, translating into MPTAAAAAAAAANSTNHTLQIEPVVARRRSEGDAATRKRNDSGGSVAISSITTTSGSTNQSGGGGRDLLSASLDSRIARRVSLDSAEAAGHGGHGAHGGHGGGAGGGQLLKCRNPRCDASATLAEARRSYKSCHNCSHLYCSRECRRAHWERHRKACLHSRVSALCRLVLSTCKDDADSLRHLSALARRGYLSQGRGVVRILFRSPEAADSFIKQGFQCLGEVSYVRWPDLLPAEMGPELYSELLKLATEYKPDSKMLLYVAICVVSEAPGSATAGAVKWERQLVSRCAKLKLCRSVVGELGSGGTGGAGAGTGTGPTGGGGGVSEGRRKDTVGDVLVLAFNILAQTTPKAREQVSRNIQAVLRQRGVHLRKHYPEVSQRLATFVEGSTDRFLPVTLHPRDAVSGRSFVCIIMPNYGDSDRVQFPVSENSDDRVITIDVGASDLGDDLTSKL; encoded by the coding sequence atgccaacagcagcagcagcggcggcggcggcggccaacAGCACTAACCACACGCTGCAGATCGAGCCGGTGGTGGCGAGGCGTCGCAGTGAGGGCGACGCGGCGACCCGGAAGCGCAACGACAGCGGCGGCTCGGTggccatcagcagcatcacgaCGACAAGCGGCAGCACGAACCAgagtggcggtggtggtcggGATCTACTCAGCGCATCGCTGGATTCGCGCATCGCCCGACGCGTCTCGCTCGACTCGGCGGAAGCGGCCGGCCACGGGGGCCATGGGGCGCACGGGGGCCACGGTGGGGGCGCCGGCGGGGGCCAGCTGCTGAAGTGCCGCAACCCGCGGTGCGACGCGTCGGCCACGCTGGCGGAGGCGCGCCGGAGCTACAAGAGCTGCCACAACTGCTCCCATCTGTACTGCTCGCGGGAGTGCCGGCGGGCGCACTGGGAGCGGCACCGGAAGGCTTGCCTGCACTCGCGGGTGTCCGCCCTGTGCCGGCTGGTGCTGTCGACGTGCAAGGACGACGCGGACTCGCTGCGCCACCTGAGCGCGCTCGCCCGCCGGGGCTACTTGTCGCAGGGGCGAGGTGTTGTTAGAATACTGTTCCGCAGCCCGGAGGCGGCCGACTCGTTCATCAAGCAGGGCTTCCAGTGCCTGGGCGAGGTGTCGTACGTGCGCTGGCCGGACCTGCTGCCGGCCGAGATGGGCCCGGAGCTCTACTCGGAGCTGCTGAAGCTCGCCACCGAGTACAAGCCCGACTCCAAGATGCTGCTGTACGTGGCGATCTGCGTGGTGTCGGAGGCGCCGGGCAGCGCGACGGCCGGCGCGGTCAAGTGGGAGCGCCAGCTGGTGTCGCGCTGCGCCAAGCTCAAGCTCTGCCGCTCCGTCGTGGGCGAGCTGGGCTCGGGTGGGACGGGGGGAGCGGGGGCGGGCACGGGGACGGGCCCCACCGGAGGTGGAGGGGGGGTTAGCGAGGGCCGGCGCAAGGACACGGTGGGCGACGTGCTGGTGCTGGCCTTCAACATTCTCGCCCAGACGACGCCGAAGGCGCGCGAGCAGGTGTCGCGGAACATACAGGCGGTGCTGCGGCAGCGGGGGGTGCACCTGCGGAAGCACTACCCGGAGGTGTCGCAGCGGTTGGCCACCTTTGTCGAGGGCTCCACCGACCGCTTCCTGCCGGTGACGCTGCACCCGCGCGACGCCGTCAGTGGCCGGTCGTTCGTGTGCATCATCATGCCCAACTACGGCGACTCCGATCGCGTCCAGTTCCCGGTGTCGGAGAACAGCGACGATCGCGTCATCACCATCGACGTGGGGGCCTCCGATCTGGGCGACGATCTCACTAGCAAACTTTAA